The genomic interval TTGCAGGAGTAAATTTGCTAATGCATTTTTGTGGAATCATGAGATTCTTTTCTAACCTTAGTTGGACCCAGTGGTTTTTTTACggatttgtgatttttttctacgAAATATTTCTGGGTTGTaccaaacaaaattattggttcaaaaataacatatacagCGTCTGTACCGGCCTACATTCCTGGATTGTAGAGTCTACTTATGCTAGTTATGATAATAGACCAATGTCTGTGCAACTACACTGAAACTGAATCTTCTTGGCTGTTATACTCAATGGAGATATGCTATTCTGTAGGCTCTTTGCTGGGTACAACAAAGCAATTAGAGTGTTTGATGTTCACCGCCCTGGTAGAGATTTTGAGCAGCATTCGTTGCTTAAAGGAGGTGAAGGGCTGACTGGTAAGTAACAGTTCAAAACTTCCATTCATAAGTTTGATGTGCTTGATATACTTCACAGCAGCACATGTTTTTTGGCGGGGTTTGGAAGAATTGGGATGTATGAATGGTTGTTTGATCATAATCATTTTATACCTTTGGAAGTCTGTTATACTTCAAAGAACTATCATAATGTGTCTGCTAATTTGTAATGAGTACCATTAACTTAAAGCATGTTTCATGCTCACGCATGCACTGAACATTTATGCACCGATACTTTTTGGTGTTTGATCTTCTCAGATCACTAGTGTATTATTGATAGGCCTGAAATGATTTTCTTGTTCTGTTAGTGTCAATCTTATACCTCTTTGTTTGCTACACAGGTATAATATCTTCCATTTCATTCTCTCCTCACAATGGGATGCTTGCTGTTGGTTCGTACAGCCAGACAACAGCTGTGTATGCAGAGAGTAACATGGAGCctttatatgttttacatGGTCAGCTTGGTGGTGTCACACAGGTTTGTAAGGCAACAATATAAATTGGGGTTgactccggtgtattttactgctagtagaatttaatccataccattgatctatttttattggacgactgtgattaaattatactaccaacaatattatgtgtagtagaaatttgaaggggtaatatcgtcatttttattgtgatctttattgaaaaaaacaaaattacaaaatactgctaattaagtaattaacaaagtataaaaataccctttttctactgatagtataatactaccagtaaaatgcactgGAGAGTtgtccatataaatttagtttttcttgTATAAACAGAAGATAACATGAATGGAAATTGTAGGTACTCTTTTCAAAAGATGGAAACTATTTGTACACTGGAGGGCGTAAGGTAACTGAAACTCACATTCTTTTAATGATTGATCTTTTGGGACTAGCACTGGCAGTTCAATCCCTCTATATATGTCATGAGATTGATTTGCCCAATTATTTTAGCATTTGAAGATGCTTATGACCTTTTTGAATTCACATCTGTCATTTCTCCCTAGGATCCATACATACTATGTTGGGATATTCGCAACACTGTGGATATTGTTTACAAGTAAGTATCATGTAACACACCCTCAAAtttatattctatttttaatttcccAATGTGTCATTGAGGCACATCTTGTGAATATTTCCTTTTGTCATGGAAATCCTCATTGCTTATTTTGGTGAAATTCTTTGATCAGGTTGTACAGGTCGTCTGATACTACTAATCAAAGGATACATTTTGATATTGAGCCTTGTGGCAGACATCTTGGCACCGGCGGTCAGGTTCTCTCCGCTCCTCTTGCCTCCATATTTTCGTTGGGTTTATATTTTGTGCTAGTTCATCTTAAAACAGTTagtcctcttttttttttttgataggaTGGCTTGGTGCACATTTATGATCTCCAAGGTGGTCAGTGGGTAACTGCCTTCCAAGCAGCAGCTGGTATGCATTGCTGGCCTCCTGTTTCTAGAGGAGCTGAGCATATATGTTTATGCGGTGCTCCCTTTGTGATACTTATCTGTTTGATCGTAGATACTGTCAATGGGTTCTCGTTTCATCCGTACCTTCCTTTTGCTACAACATCTTCTGGACACCGAAGATTTGGCATGGAAGATGAATTTGAAGAAGAGTTGAGCTTGTCAGGTGTGTGCTCTATACTTGCTGTTTTCCAAACTATGGTTTGTGCTGCTTTAACGACAGATGCTACACATTTTTCCCCGTTGTGCGCACCTAGGTGATGAGAACTGCTGCTCCATCTGGAGATTTTCTTCCTTGCAAGAATCTTGAAACTCCATCAAGCATTTGAGGGATGAGCGAAAAATTTGGATGTTGAAAACGATGCGATCGGTTGGCAATAATAGATGGTAATACCAACACTCTAGTCTCTAGGCAGTAGATCAAGCCATGACTACAAACGCAGTCCACCAAAGATCACACTGTGCCAGCAGCCACGAGGATatttaaaaaggaaaactccCAAGGAGGGCAATAGAGAAGTTGGTGCTCGTCTGCATGGGTGCATTGTAAAATGGCTACTCTAGATGTTCCACATCGTCGTCGTTTGGGTAAAAACAACCGATGATGTGATCAGTAGAAGCCAGTAATGCATAATGTATTCATCAAAAGCTAAATTTTGcccccatatatattgaacTGCTGATCCACCCCAAGTGCTTCAACAATATGAGATGACAGGGGAAACATAGTCAGGCCCCGGTCACAATGAGGGATCTTTTCTTGATTTCTTCCTTTTGAAATTGAGCTGTTTCACATGATATTCATGTGCCAACTGAGGGCTTTTATTTTATACCTTCTGTAATGGAAACACTTGCAGATCGTATGGCCTATGAGCTAGATTTTGTCCAAAACTCTGTCACATAAAACGTAATCGAAATCGTGAGAAAGATAAGAGTTCAGGAAGATCGGCACCATAGGATACAACTGGACAAGACAGCGAAATCCACATTCTGCGTGCGCATCCATGCCTTTGCCTTATTAAGCAACAACGTGGAtgtttagttttgtttattcTGTTAACTAAGTACTGTGAAGTCATGTCTAATTAATGACACCGAAATCCACAAATTAACCTGTTTAAAATACTCGACTGTTGAATTTCTTAGACCTTAATGATGATATTTTAGGCTTGTAATATTTAACCAATCgaaataaacttttttgtatgttttttaatcttatttcTTTGCTTTGCAGAAATTCAAGAGAAATACAAATGGGTAATTCAGAATTTGAAGCTAACAAGGCATTCATTCACTCAGGATATtgtgggggtgattgtttggggagtaaagtacatggtcGGTTCTTAAACTTTTGGCGCGGTAAcatttaggtccataaacaTAGGAAATGCATGTTAAGGTCcattaacttattttaatgtaccatccaggtccatgaacttgtgtaccattcaggTCCAAAAATTCGTTTTAATGTACTATCCAGGTCCATGATTTAAacgttaaaacgagttcatgaacctaaacgtgcattttctaagtttatggacctaagtggtaccgcgccacaagtttaaggactgcccatgtactttactcttgtttggacatatttgcaaacaaaaatattttgcaaataaaatttttatatatgcatttttagcgatctaagagACAAGGTtacaaaataagttttagtgaaaaaaactccaaaatcaactttagatttaagatttaaattttaaattttagcttatactcagaagtgaaaagattttTCATGTTAGCAATGGTGCAATTAACAATTAACACTCAATGGCCAAATACATATATTCCTTGCCAAAGGCACGATGagtctttttttcttgctcACGTGTAAGAACATATTTCTCCCTTGCACAATTTTATTCTCAAGTCCAAACGCTtactaatttatttctttagatttctaattaagaaaaaaattgtgaatgtTTTACATGGACATCTACGTCCTAAACAAGGCTATGGACAAATTATCCGATGTTTTTctcatgatatttttagattttctagaTTATCTTGTGATAGCTACATGAGAGTATAAGCAATTAAATTAACtgatataaacttaaaaattacttAGATGAAatgagaaacttttatatagaaaatttttacacaaaatatatcatttcataaatttaaaggagaaaatttttacacaaAACATATCATTTCATCAATTTAAAGGCGTACCAACAAAAGTCCAACATCTGCGGTGAGTAAAGAACCTAAACTTAGAATGGCCCAATTTCAGTTGGACGCGTCAAGGCTGCACTTTTGTTTCTACTTTCTTTACAACTGGATGGATACACTGTTGCTGCGAGAGAATTATGTGataatatagtaaatatgattttttttaaaaatcttctTACCTACTATGCaattgtttttcatgtgtttatatatttttgtgctatCAATTATTCATATGTTATAAATGGTTAGGTTGTATGGTGTGTCTTTTAGGGGAAGAGATGTAATTTATACTCTTAATGAATCAtccaaagactaaaaataatcgAGATGATGTGAAGAGATACAATTTACACCCTTAATGTATTATCATAaggataaaaacaattgaaatgATATGGCttaatttacacccttgatttattatcttaaggctaaaaacaattaaaatgatGTGGCTTGATTTACATCCTTGATGTGGCTTtatgagagaagagaaaatgacagtaattttatagaaaatagggATATGTCATTGGacaattgtttttttgtcaatAAATACCCAAAATGACCTTAAATACCTGCaagattaaaattaatttaaaaacttagaagtttttaaaaattatgatttttcaTAGCTTCCTTAAACGACATAAAAGTTTACttcaataaagttttttttcaaaaaatatatactattttgcatacaacagattaattatattctacaataaaataaaatacaaatgtCTTTAAAAATGCTACACACGAAATTTcataaacttttaatttttaattgctGGTAAACAGTGAAAAGACTTGGCTACAAAAAAGATTATCAGCGTGGATCATCTCATCTGTTTGACAAGGCTTCGAGCACAACAGTGGACCGTCCATTAGGCGGAGTCTCCAATCTCCGCCGTGAAAAGAGAGGATCGGACGGTCCAAAACTGACGACGGCGTCACGAGAACTCTCCTCGGTTCTTcggccctctctctctctctccggcgGCTgggctccgcctccgcctccgctggttctctctcttctcccgtgccggcggcgagtTCGGGCGCGCTCCGGCGGGCGATGTGACAATGCAAAACCCCCGGCCCCCCTACGCCCACCaccagctgcagcagcacgtcgcctccctcctctccgccgcggccggcgagccGCCGCACCCCTCCGACGACgcctcgcgcgccgccgccctctccagcctccgcctctccctcctccacccTCCCAACCGCCCGCTCCTCCCCTCCATCGCGCCCTTCATCGCGCCGCCCATCTCCGTCCTGCTCGCCGACGATGCGTAAGTCCCCCACCCTTGTCGCCCTCGCCCATCTGTTGCGTGTGTAGTTTGCTCGGCTTACCCGCCTCGTGGTTTGACGCAGGTCCTATGCCGTGCGGCGCGCTGCGGTGTCGGCGTACGCGGCGCTCTGCGCGGTGCTGTGCGCGCACGAGGCGCCGGGGGGCCTGCCCGACGGGTTCGTGGCCTGGGGGCTGCCGCTGCTAGGGGAGCCCGCCTcggccgcgctcgtcgccgaggGGCTCCGGGAGCTCCTGGCCACCGGGGACGCTCCCGCGGTCGACCGCTTCGTACCGCCCCTCCTTGCTGCCTGCCGTGACGTGCTTGAGGATGAGCGGACGTCGCTCGCCGTGCTCCGGTGCCTGCTCGGCCTCCTTACTTTGGTTGCCGCCAAGTTTCCCCACTGCTTCCGGCCGCAGTTTGTCGATATTGTGGACTTGCTACTTGGGTGGGTGTTTGTGCCAGACCTCGCTGAGGCCGATCGCAACACAATCATGGACAGTTTCTTGCAATTCCAGTGGCATTGGCTCGGTAATCTGCAGTTTTCGCTTGGATTGCTGCCGAAGTTCTTGGCTGACATGGAGGTGCTTGTGCATGATCCTAACCTTGCAGCCAGCCATAACTCTGGCCGACTTCGCCCACTCTTTGCTTGCTTCTCCACAGTACTGCAGATAATGGCATCTGGTGTGGCTGAGAGAAATAACCTAAAGGAACTTATAGCAGGGCCACTTGAGGGGTTGGCTCCTCAGCTTCTAAGGTGCGGATCAGTAATTGCTTCTAAGCTTGGGTGGTCTGAGAGGATGGAAGAAGCGTCCACATGTCTAGTCTTGCTAGCAGAGATCCTTCAGGAAAGATTTGCTGAGTTCTATACTATGTTTGTGGATGTATTAGCCCAGAGCTTGGAAGTTGCCTCATCAGTGCAGTTGGTGAAAGCACTTAAGACTAACATGCAAGTTCTGTCATTGCAAAATTTGGGGCTCCGAGCATCTGCTGTTGAAGCCTTGCTAGATTTTAGCTCGTTTTTATCTTGGTTACGTCTTCATCCAAACCACACCGTTGTCACAAACGTGGCGACCACTTACCTTTTTTGCCTGCAACATGGATCGGAAGATGTAGTTGATCAAGCCATTTCATCACTTATGAAAGAGTTGGAGCTATTGAGATCTCTGCTTGAGAAGGGACAAGCAAGCTACCCTGATATCCAGAGTCTCTCTTTAGGCAGTAACAGTGGAACACAAAGCAAGTCAAAGCTATCCACACTTTCTTGGGTAGGGTATTCAGAGCATCAGTTGCTTTCTTTGATGAAATTTGATCTGAAGATTCTTCTGGCAACTATTTCTGTTGATACCAAAAAGAGCAATGACAAACCAGCTAGTCTGACATCATTCATTTCAGCAAAGCTTGACCCGTTTGGCACTCCATTTCATGATTTCCTTGAGATGCAGTTTCATATTTTCTCTACACTACACAGATTGAGCAGGATGGACCTCTCAAATACTATTGCACCATCTAAAGCAAATGGCTCTGGTGATTCAGGTAGTCAAACTCAACTGGTTACTGAATCAAAGAAGTCTTTTTGTGactgcataaaaaaatttatgcataAATATGGAAAATTCATAGTCTGGGGCCTTAATGCATCATCATCTATGACACTGAAATTAGAAGCTCTAGATTGGATAGATACATTTGGAAACCTGGTTCTTGGCTTGGAAAGGGATGTTGATAAGCTCAGTATCTCATACGAAGTCCATGAGGGTGCTACCCTTCTGAATACTATCCTTTTTGCAATCTTGGATTGCGCATATGATAGAGAGCCTAAAGTAAGATTTCATGTTGCAACATCATTGGAAGTACTCTTTCTCAGTAGGCTTATCAATCCCATGGATTTCTCAGTTGTGACACAAGTTCTTCTTGACAAGCTTAGCGATCCTGATAATTCTGTAAAGAAAGGATTTTCAAGGTTACTTTCAATTGCTCTTCCTATTACAACATACACTTTTGGCTTGATTGAGAATCGATGGAGTTACCAGAATTCCTCTACTGCTAACATGAGCAAGCATTGCATGAGCTGGAGGCATGTGCTTGCTGTGAAGCAACAACCCAGGAAACTCCATTGGCAACAGCTTGTTTCAATTTTGAGTTACCTTTCTCTCAGATTGAAATTACCTCTTTCTTCTTGGGTCCAGCGTCTGTTCTTTAGTTACCGTGGCAAGAAAGATATGTTCTCTGGTCAAACTGATGTTTCTGGGGATGCTGATGGGAATGAATTATTTAAAGGGCCTGATGTGGACAAAACTGTTATTGATAGGATATACTCAGTTAACAATCTTGCTGCGGTTTGGTGGGGCATCCATGAAGCTGCTCGCCACTGCATAAACCTTCGACTTCGAACTCATCTTGGTGGTCCGACACAGACATTTGCAGCTCTAGAACGCATGCTTTTGGATGTACCGAACCTTCTAGCACCGGAAGCTACTGAAGGTGAAGGCAGGTATATAGCACCATCTGATGTAAGCTTATTACCTATGCGCCTGCTATTGGATTTTGTTGAGGCGTTAAAGAAATATGTTTACAACGCATACGAAGGTTCCTTTGTGCTACCGGCCCCTCCAAAAGCAAGTTCCTTGTTTTTCCGAGCAAACAAACGAGTCTGCGAAGAGTGGTTTTCTAGAATTTGCGATCCAATGCTGAATGCGGGATTATCTTTGCAGTGTAATGATGCAGTCATCCATTACTGTTCACTGCGTCTTCTAGATCTCAGAAATCTTGCTGCATCATCCCTCAAGGACAACAGTTGCATGGGTGGAGCTACTGAAACTCATCATGCTCTTAGAGAGAGGTTAGAGGCAGATTTTCTGAAGGTCTTGCGACATGCTTCTCTGGCATTGTGCAGATGTCATGAAACAGATGCCTTAATTGGACTTCAGAGGTGGGCCATGTCAACATTCTATACATACTTTGAGCAGGACAAACAACTAGTTCAAGGTGTGTCTGATGGCCAGAATCGCCTCTCCTGGATATCAGGACTCATCTATCAATCCCAAGGGAAGTATGAAAAGGCTGCTGCACATTATTCCCATCTTCTACAGTCTGATGAAGGCCTTTCCTCCATGGAGTCTGATGGTATCCAGTACATCATAGCACGTGTTATTGAGTGCTACACATCCCTATCTGATTGGAAATGTTTAGAGGGCTGGCTAGCAGAATTGCAAGCTCTCCGTGCTGTACATGCTGGCAAACCTTATTCAGGTGCTTTAACTAGTGCTGGCAATGAGCTAAATGCTGTTCATGCCATGGCATGCTTTGATGGAGGGGACTTCCATTCAGCTTGGGGTTATCTTGATTTGACTCCTAAAAGCAGCTGTGAACTCAGCCTTGATCCCAAGGTTGCACTTGAGAGAAGCGAGTTAATGCTCTTGCGTGCAATGCTTCAGTCTGACAGCAAACCTGACAAGGCACGAGAGGAGCTAGATAAAGCTAAACTGATTTTGGACGAAGCACTCTCTGTGGTTCCACTCAATGGATTAACTGAAGCTGCTGCTTGTGCTGGCCAGCTTCATTGCATCTTTGCATTTGAAGAAGCTGCTGGATTGGCATGCCGAAATGGAACAAATCAATCTCCTGTGCTAATGGATTATTTATTGAGACTACTGCAGGATCCCATTGATAGAATTAATCAAGACTGCAACATTTGGCTGAAAATCTTCAAAGTGTATCGAACTACACAACCATCTTCTTTACCCACACTTCTTTTATGTCAGAAACTTGCTAGTCTTTCCAGAAAGCAGAGCAACATGATGTTGGCTACCCGCTTAAACCAGTACATTATAAACCACCCTTTGAGTTCATTTGATGAGATGGAAAAAGAATTGCTTAATTTGAACATTAAGTATGAAGGTGCCCTGCTGAAGCATGGTGAAGGAAAGAAGGAAGAGGCTTTGACTGACCTGTGGTCACTGGTTCGTGCTAGTGTTCTTTCTACTGTTAGTGATTCATCTGGTGTTGGCACTCCATTGATTGCTAAGGCCTGTTTGAAACTCTCAACCTGGATGGAACGAGAGAGTTCGACTCCTATTTTGAATACAATCCTTCTAAAGGTAATAGAAGATTTTAATGATTCCGGTGGCTTCCGAAATGGAGCTGAGAAGCTTTTGTTTGGTGATAATGGATCAGTTTCTGCATCAAATTCTCATCCGGTTGCCCAAGAAATCATAGGGATTGCTCGAAAGACAACCTGGCAACTTTGTCCCAGTATGGGTAAAGCATGGCTTTCTTATGCATCCTGGTGCACTACTCATGCCAATGACTCTCTGTCTGGAACTGATTCAAAGTTGCAGAATTCATTGTTCCCTGCTCTCCAGTCTGAACTTTCTCCAGATAGATTTCACCTGACAGACAGTGAAAAATCTGAAGTGAAGGAAATAGTAAGAAGTTTCTGTTCTGATAAAGATGGAAATTATGTGGACTGTAGCATTTCGACAGCCACAGGATGCAGTTACAATTCTGAGGTGGATCCCATGACTTCACTAACTGAACAAACAATCCATCTGCTAGAAACTGCAGCTGGAGCACCAGGCTCTGAGGCCTGTGACGGTGAAGCGCCCTCTGTACGGTTATCATCAGAGCTAACTGTTCTTTTCTGTAGCTGCGATTCTGCAAAGGACAGTAGCATGACTTTAATTGACAAGCTTATTGAAATTTGGTGGTCTTTAAGATGTAGGAGGGTGTCACTTTTTGGGCATGCTGCTCATGCCTATTTTCAGTACCTTTTGCATTCATCAACTGGGCTTCAATCCTCATATCACCGTGATGTCTTGAAAGGGAAAACAAGGAGCTACACGTTGAGGGCATTGTTGTATCTCCTCCGTATAGTTTTGAACTATGGGGTGGAGTTGAAGGAAATAATTGAAAGTGGGCTTTCAACAGTTCCTTTGTTGCCGTGGCAGGTACATTGTGATAGCGACAGTAATTCTGTATTATGATATACAGTGTGTAATCATATGCTTTGGATATATGCAGGAGATTATACCACAACTTTTTGCTCGCTTGAGCTCCCACCCAGAGAAGATAGTTAGGAAACAGTTGGAAAGCATATTGGTGAAGCTAGGGAAACTTTCTCCTTGCTCAATTGTATATCCTACTTTAGTTGATATCAATGCTTGTGAAGGAGAACCCTCCGATGAGCTTCAGCGCATATTGGACTTTCTGGTATTTAGATTCTTTGAATTACATATATCTGTTTAGACTATGAACGATATgcacaggatttatattttaccatctctctctctctacataTATATCACAGGTTAAACAATACCCCAAGTTAGTTAAGGATGTTAAGCTTGCAATTGAGGAGTTAGGAATGGTCACTGTTCTATGGGAGGAACAATGGCTGAGCACTTTACAAGATCTCCATTCAGGTAAATCTCTTCTCTGCTTTTGCTGTCCTATGGAATCAGCTAGAGGAGGCTAGCTGTAACTGAAAATGTAAATGCGTAGATATGAATACATTTACTAATAAGGGGTACTACATAACTTGTAAAGTTATTTGTGCTTCAACTGCAAATGCCTGACACACCCTAAGGCTCTATAA from Oryza brachyantha chromosome 3, ObraRS2, whole genome shotgun sequence carries:
- the LOC102707761 gene encoding telomerase Cajal body protein 1 produces the protein MEEQEAEAPAPECTDAVGSEAAAGEEEDVATEAAEYSWPQLRFDAPPRRLYHFARQFRSPCAAASAGNFLKGVKWSPDGSSFLTGCDDNSLRLFYLPEDAYGTAAEHVAEAAVGGEDSYGASIQVNEGEPVYDFCWYPYMSVSDPATCVFATTSRDHPIHLWDATTGELRCTYRAYDAMDEITAALSISFNSTGTKLFAGYNKAIRVFDVHRPGRDFEQHSLLKGGEGLTGIISSISFSPHNGMLAVGSYSQTTAVYAESNMEPLYVLHGQLGGVTQVLFSKDGNYLYTGGRKDPYILCWDIRNTVDIVYKLYRSSDTTNQRIHFDIEPCGRHLGTGGQDGLVHIYDLQGGQWVTAFQAAADTVNGFSFHPYLPFATTSSGHRRFGMEDEFEEELSLSGDENCCSIWRFSSLQES